CGGCAAGACCATTCCGCAGATCGCCCTCAACTGGCTCTTGCAGCGCCCGAGCGTGTCGACAGTGATCATTGGCGCCCGCAATGAAGAGCAACTGCGCCAGAATCTCGGCGCCGTCGGCTGGAACCTGACCAGGGATCAGGTGGCGAAACTCGATGCCGCGAGCCTCACCACCGCCCCCTATCCCTATTGGCATCAGTTCGAATTCGTCGAGCGCAACCCCTTCCCGGTCGACCGAGGTTGACGGGGACGGATACGAATTCTACAGCAGGGGCCCGGCAAACATTGGATTGCCGGGCTTTTTAACCTTATCCAGCAAAGTCAGGACAATGACAGACCAGCTCCTTCGCGCCGCCGCTCTCGACAGCAAGGCGTGGCCTTTTGAAGAGGCCCGCAAGCTTTTGGAGCGCGTGAAGGGCAAAAAACAGCCGGTCAAGGAGGTCCTGTTCGAGACCGGCTACGGTCCGTCGGGATTGCCGCATATCGGCACCTTCGGCGAGGTGGCCCGCACATCCATGGTGCGCCATGCCTTCGAGACCATGTCGGATATCCCGACGCGGCTCCTGTGCTTCTCCGACGACATGGACGGCCTGCGCAAGGTGCCGGACAATATCCCCAACAAGGAACTGGTCGCCCAGCATCTTGGCCGCAAGCTCACCACCATTCCCGATCCCTTCGGGAAATATGAGAGCTTCGGCCATCACAATAACGCCATGCTGCGCCGCTTCCTCGACGCCTATGGCTTCGACTACGAGTTCGCCAGCTCGACCGAATATTACACCGCCGGCCGCTTCGACAAGGCGCTGCTCAGGGCGCTCGAATGCTATGACGAGATCATGGCGATCATGCTGCCGTCGCTGCGCGAGGAGCGCTCGCAGACCTATTCGCCCTTCCTGCCGGTTCATCCGGATTCGGGCGTCGTCATGCAGGTGCCGATCGAAAGCCGCGATGTGAAGGCGGGCACCATCGTCTGGCGCGATCCGGCTTCCGGCAAGGCCTATGAGACTCCGGTCACCGGCGGGCACTGCAAATTGCAGTGGAAGCCCGACTGGGCCATGCGCTGGTATGCGCTCGACGTCGACTATGAGATGGCGGGCAAGGACCTGATCGACTCGGTCAAGCTTGCGAGCCGCATCTGCAAGGTACTGGGCGCTCCGCCGCCCGACGGCTTCAATTACGAGCTCTTCCTCGACGAGAAGGGTCAGAAGATCTCGAAGTCGAAGGGCAACGGCCTGACCATCGATGAATGGCTGACCTATGCCGATCCGCAGAGCCTGCAGCTCTTCATGTATTCGAAGCCGCGCGAGGCGAAGAAGCTCTATTTCGACGTGATCCCGCGCGCCGTCGACGACTACCAGGCCTTCCTCGACGCCTATCCGCGCCAGGATTTGGCGCAGAAGCTCATGAACCCGGTGTGGCACATCCATACGGGCTCGCCGCCTCAGCCGGAAGTGCTGGTCTCCGAACAGGGCGGGCGCACCCAGGCCGTCTCCTTCGCGCTCCTTCTCAATCTCGTGGCGGTCGCCAATGCCGAGAGCAAGGATGTGCTCTGGGCGTTCCTCAAGCGTTATGCGCCGTCGGTGTCGCCCGAGACACATCCGCGCCTCGACGCGCTGGTTGGCTATGCCATCCGCTACTTCCAGGACTTTGTGAAGCCGCAGAAGAAATACCGCCAGGCCACCGCGGAGGAGCGCCAGGCCCTGGAGGAATTGTCTTCGGCACTCGAGCGTCTGCCCAAGGAGGCGACACCGGAAGCGATCCAGCAGACCGTGTATGATGTCGGCCGCCGCGATCCCTACAAGACGGTGCAGAAGGACGGCTCGACCGGCGTGTCGCTGGCCTGGTTCAACACGCTCTATCAGGTGTTGCTGGGCGAAGAGAAAGGCCCGCGCTTCGGGTCCTTCGCCGCGCTGTACGGCCTCGACAATACGCGGGCCCTGATCGGCAAGGCGCTGAAGGGCGAGCTCGGCTGAGATCTGTTCGCTGGTTGCAACGGACGCAATCGCGCAAGCGATCACGTCCGAGCCAGAACTCATGGCTTGCGATAATCCTCGCCGGCCATCTTCGCTCCTGTTCGCTCTCTTTACTGGCTAGCCCAGATAATGCGCGCGATCCAGTCGATGTCCTTCATATCGATGCTCTTGAGCTCTTCGGCCGGATTGAAGGAGGAGAGCTCGACCGTTTTTGCCGACTGGCGGTGCAGGATGCGCGCCACCACCTCGCCATTCGTCATGCGTACGATCACCCGATCGCCCTTGCGGATCGACGTGCTCGGCGAGACGATGACGATGTCGCCTTCGCGATAGTTAGGGAGAAGGCTCTCGCCCTGGATTTCGACCGCGTAAGCATTCTGGTCGATGACGCCCGGCGACTCGATCTCGTCCCAGGAGGTGCCGGTAGGAAATCCTGAATCGTCGAAGAAGCCCGGCTTGCCCGCTTGCGAATAGGCAATGAGGGGGAATCTGCCGGCGCTTCGGCGGCTGACCCTTGCGTCCGCTCAGGAGATCGCTGAATTCCTCGATCGAGGCGCCCGAGGCCTCGAGGACGCGCGCGATGCTTTCAGTGGTGGGCCAGCGCGGACGCCCATCCGGTCCATGCCGCTTCGACGGATTGAAGGACGTCGGATCGAGACCGGCCTTCTTGGCGAGGCCGGATGCCGAGAACCCATAGCGCTCGGCGATGACGTCGATCGCAGTCCAGACTTGCTTATGCGTGAACATGGCCGCGCTCCTTGAAAAAGCTTAGGGCGTGCGATGCAGTTCTGTGTTTTCGTGTTTATAGGAATAATACCTTAAGTAGAGGGCTTTGTCGAGTCTCGCCAAATGTCGCTCCGGTAAGGGTTTCCGGCTTGGCCGACATGGTCTAAGGCACGCGGCGAAGGAGTGAATATGACGACGATCTACAAGGTCCTGGGCCGTGACGAATGGGAAAAGGCGCTGGCGCGAGGCGTTTTCGAAGGGTCCGAAGTCGATCGGCGGGATGGCTTCATTCATTTCTCGGCGGCACAGCAACTGCGCGAAACGGTGCGCCGGCATTTTACCGCGCGTCCCGACCTGATCCTCGCCGCTGTCGATTCTTCGGTGCTGGGGCCTGATCTCAAATGGGAAGAATCTCGCGGTGGCGATCTCTTTCCTCATCTCTATTCGGTGCTTTCCCTCGATAAAATCACTCAGGCGGCACCCTTGCCTTGGCTCGGAGAGACTCATGATTTCCCGGTGGACATTCCCGCATGAGCCTCGCCCGCAATACCTTCCCCTTTATCCGCCCGCTGCTGCACGCTTTCGATGCCGAGACGGCGCACCGTCTGACTATCGCCGCGATGAAGCTGGCTCCCGCCTTTCGGCCCGCTGCTCCGGCACCCGAGCTCGCGATGCAGCTTTTCGGTCTCTCCTTCGCGCACCCGTTGGGGCTTGCCGCCGGCTTCGACAAGAATGGCGAGGTGCCTGACGCCATGCTGGCGGAGGGCATGAGCTTCGTCGAAGTGGGCACGGTGACGCCTCGGCCGCAGCAGGGCAATCCGCGGCCGCGCCTCTTCCGTCTGAGCGAGGATGAGGCGGTGATCAACCGCATGGGCTTCAACAATGAAGGCCATGACGCTTTGCGTCGCAGACTCGCGGCACGCCGCGCGAAGGGCGGCATTGTCGGCGTCAATATCGGCGCCAACAAGGATACCGACGATCGCATCGGCGATTATGTGAAGGGCCTCGAAGCCTTCCGCGATCTCGCCAGCTATGTGACGGTGAATATCTCCTCGCCCAACACGCCGGGCCTGCGCAATCTCCAGTCCAAAGCCGAGCTCGAGGCCTTGCTTGGCCGCCTGAATGAGGTCCGCGCGCGCAAACCGTCGCCGCCGCTACTGGTCAAGATCGCACCCGATCTCGCCGAAGCGGATCTCGACGACATGGCGGCTGTCCTGCTCGACCAGAGGGTCGACGGGGTCATCGTTTCCAACACCACGATCAGCCGGCCGCGCTTGCGCTCGGCCCTTGCCAGCGAGACCGGCGGCCTTTCGGGACGGCCGCTGTTCGACCTGTCGACGCGCATGCTGGCCCTCATGTATCTGAGGCTCGATGGCCGCATCCCGCTGGTCGGCGCCGGCGGCATCGACAGCGCCGAGGCCGCCTTTGCCAAGATCGAGGCGGGCGCCAGCCTTTTGCAGATTTATTCGGCGCTCGTCTTCAAGGGGCCTTCGCTCATCGCCGAGATCATCGCGGGGCTGGCGGTGAAAAGCCGGTCTTCGGGGCTCGCAAGCATCGCCGCGGCCGTCGGGCGGCAGGCCCGGGCCTACCAGAAGCGGCCCGGAATGTAGCGTCCGAAAATTTTGGCATAGGCGCCCGATTCCTGCAGTTGGTCGAGGGCGTAGTCGAAGGCCTGCTTCAACTCCTCGTCGCCGCGGCTGACCAGAAAGGCATAGGGCCGGCTGAACAGCGCGTCGTCGTAATAGGCGCCTTCGACATATTTACAGCAGCCCTGCGAGGCATCGCCGCGCAGCCAATAGACCATCTGCAGCCCGTCGCCGAACAGAAGCTCGACCTTGGAAGTGCGCAGCGCGTCCTGGGCATCGCTCAGCGTCGGATAGGGAACGATCTCCGCATCGGCGAAATTGCGCTTGAGCCAGGTCTCGTAGCCGCTGCCGGCGACGACGCCGATGCGCTTGCCGTCCACTTCCTCTGGCGTCACCGCCTTCATTTCGCTTTCCTTGCGCGCCGCGAAGCGTCCTATGGCGCGATAGATCGGCCGCGTTGCCTGGAACCTGGCGAGCGTCTTCTCGTCGAGGCGCAGCCCCGCCACGACACCGTCGGTATTGTCCGGTCCGCCGGCCAGCTTTTCCCAAGGCAGAAGCACGATATTGCACTTGGTGCGCAGCTCCGCGCAGACCGCCTCGGCCGTCTCGACCGCGATGCCCTTGGCCTCCCCCGCCGGGCCCGTGTAGCTGAAGGGGGCAAAATCGTCGTCCACCCTGACAATGATGGATTCGCGCGTGAATGCGGCGGGCTTGCCGCCGAGATCGATATGCCTGAAGCGAGGCAGCGCCGGCGCCTCTTCGGCCGCGGTCCCGATGCTCGCGGTGGTGTTCTGATCCTGCGCCCAGGCGGAAGGGGACCCCGCCAGGCTCATGGCGAGGAGGGCTAGGATGAGGGCGGCTTTTTGCTGACGCGGATCCCGGAACATTGCCGCCAGACCTACAACCTCCCAGCGGCAAAAAAAAGTCCGTCACATCCGCAGCAACTGGCCGACAAAAGCACCGAGCTCATGGCGATAGCGGGCCGGATTCTCATGCCAGGATTGCAGGTGGGTCGCCCTGGTCCTGACATAGGTCGTGGCGCCGTACCGGGTCGTTACGACCTCATCGCTGATGCTCGCCGGCACCAGACGGTCGCCCGTGCCATGGGCAATGAACAGGGGGCCGGGAAAGTTGGCAATGGCGTCGATGCTCCTCGCCTCCGTCAGGTCCACGGGCAGCTGCAGGGCCAGTATGCTATGCACCACCGGCTCGATTACCGCCGGCAGCGGGAATCCGAGCTGGCTGATCAGATTGCGTATGATGGCCCGGCTGTCGAGGGCGGGAGAATCGAGGATCAGCGCGGTGACGGTGTCTGCCTGAGAGGAGCGCATGAGGAACTGTCCCACGATGGCGCCGCCCATCGATTCGCCCACCAGGATAATCCGCTTGGCGCCGCGCTGGCGCAGGAAGGCGACGGCGGCATCGAGATCCTTCCATTCGGTGAGTCCGAAGGAATATTGCCGCTCGGCCGACAGCGGCGAGCCGGTATCGTTACGGTAGCTGACGAGCAGGACGGGGACGCCGGCGTCATGCAGCACCGAGAGGTGACGATAGCCGTTCTCCCGGATGCCCGCTATGCCATGGACATAGACGGCCGCCAGGTCGGTGGCGCCCGGCGCCGGCACCAGCCAGGCGGGCGCCAGGCCGAGTTCGGTCGCGATCATCACCTCTTCGAACGGATAGCCGAAGGCCGTCTGGGGGTCGCCGCGGAAACCGACGGCATAAGGATTGAGCACCGGATGCGTCGGGCGGCTCGATTGCGAGACGGTGAGCAGATCGCTGGCACTGCGCGCGATGATCCAGCCGCTGCCTACGATATAGAGAAGGAAGGCCGCGGTGAGGAGGGATATAGCGATGACGAGTTTTCTCACGGCCGGCTTCATCACATGCGGGCGAGGAGCAGCACTTCGTTGCCCTGCGCGTCAAGCAGGAAGAGTTTGCCGCGCGGGTTGTCGACCCGCCACTTCCGGACATCGTTGAGGGCGCCGAGGAACTTGGACTCCTGGTCCATGACGGCCGGCGCGCAGGCCATCCGGGTCGAGGCCAGCGGGCTGAAGGTGATCCGCTCGCCGGAAATATCAGCCTTGCCGCTGATCCGGTTGCAGCCGCCGCTGCCCGACACCCTGCCATCGGCGGCGATGTCGAGCACTGTCTGCAGACTGTCGATCACGCCACGCCGGCGGATCGATTCCGCCAGCCACTTGCCGCTGGGATTGGAGGTCTCGCTCGCGACGCGCTCGACCTGGATGTCCGTCACATTCGGCTTGCCGGTGAATACGGAATGACGGGTCGTCGAGATGAACCATAATTTGCCGTTGACGGTAATGCGCGCCTGCAGCGCGTAAGACCGATTGCGGCGGATGCGGTCTTGGTCATAGCGCAGCCGGTAAGGAATGGGCATACGGTGGCGCGTCTTGACACGGGTGACCGCGATCGTCTTCGCCGGAGCGTCGGCGAGCGAGATATCGAGCAGGCGTACTTCCAATATGGCATGCGGCGGCAAGGCGATGCGCTCGCGGTAAGAGACGCTGCCTCTAAGACTCTGGGTTGCCGCAAGCGCCGGCGATACCGGTAGAAGCGCCAGCATTGCGGCAAGGCCCATGAGCTTACGCCGCGATATAGGGTTAACGCATCTACGATGGCTCATGCACGCCTCCTGCCCGATCTTTCTATACAACAAAATAAGGTTGCAAGGGGGCTTAGTTGCATTGGCGCGCGGTGAAACTTGTTGCAATTGGCGCGAAATTCTTCAAGCTTCGGCATAGCGCGGGATGCGAAAAAGTGGATGCCGGTTTTTCGCAAGAATCCCGCGTTAAAATACTAGAATCGATCACGTTTATGAGTTTTGATTGCCTCAATCAAAACTCATCGTGATCTAGGGGAAAAGCCTGGGGCGGCAAAAGTGGCGACGGGGCCGAAGGAAACTGCGCGCGGAGAGGGCGGGGGCGAGAAGTCTGCGCCACGCTATGTGCTGCCCGCCATTCCCACCGCCGCCGAATTGCAGGAAGCGATCGCGCGCATGACGCCTTCGGAATCCCAGCAAGCCTTCCGCCATCGCGTGCTGCCGATCGCCTGGGAACCGGGCCGCGTCGCTTATGTGGCGGCGGGCGAACGCGCCAAGACCTATGCCGCGGGGCAAGGGCTCACTGTCTCGGCAGTGACCAACGAGCGCACCTTGCTGCGCGAACTGCAGCGAGGGCGTGAAAGCGAGCTAATTTATCAGGCGGCTTCCGGGCTCAAGGAGCGATTTCCTCAGCATTCGGCCGCGCAGGGATTCACGGCCGATCAGGCGCTGTGGCTTGTCTTCGGTATCGGGCTTATCGCCTTCGCCGCGATGTGGGACCGTCCGACCGCTGAGGTCGCGGGCTTTTCCGTGATGCTGGCGGTGCTTGCGCTGGTGGCCGCTCTCGACATCTGGTGCCTACTGCCGGCGCGGCTGCCGAAGGCGCCGCCGCTCAACGCCATTCCTGACGACGGGCTGCCGGTCTACACGGTTCTCGTACCGCTGCTGCGCGAGGCCAGGCTCGCCGAACGAGTGGTGAGCGTCCTCGGTACTCTCGATTATCCCAAGGCCAAGCTCGACATCAAGCTTGTCCTCGAAGAGGGCGACCGCGCCACCCTCAAGGCCTTCGAGGACATGCGCCTGCCCTCTCATGTGGAAATCATCATGGTGCCGCGGCGGGCGCCGGAGACGCGGCACAAGGCCCTGAACTATGCCTTGACCTTTGCGCGCGGCGACCTGCTCGCCGTCTATCATGCCGACGACATGCCGCCCGCGGACCAGTTGCGCCGTGTCGCCGGTGCCTTTGCGCTGGCACCGAAGACGGCGGTCTGCCTGCAGTCGCAGGTGGTCTTCTACAACCGTCATGAGAACTGGCTGACGCGTCAGAGCGCCATCGAGCAGGCCGTCCGCTTCAAGCTCCTGTTTCCACGCCTGGCCCGCTTCGGCGCGCCGCTGATCTCCGGGGGCGCCGCGTGTCACTATCGCGTCGCGGTGCTGCGCCAGCTCGGCGGCTTCGATTCACATAATCTGGCGCCCGATTCGGGGCTGACGGTGCGGCTGGCGCGTTTCGGATATCGTACCGCGCTCTTCCCCATGCTGACACGCAGCGAGGCGCCGTGCCGCCACAAGGAATGGATGGCCCGGCGCGTGCGTGCCATCAAGGGTGCCTTGCAGACGGCGCTGGTCAATACGCGCACGCCGTTCCGGATGTGGCGCGAATTGGGCTCGCGCAACTTCCTTCTGACCCAGGCGCTGACCGGCGGCGCCATTATCGTGGCGCTGTTGCATCCCGTCTTCCTAGTCTGGTTTGCACTTGCCTTCACGCTGGGGGCAATCGGCCAGCCGGTGACAGGACGGCTCTGGCTATTCCTGCTCGCGCTCTATGGGCTGGTCGCGGTCCTTGCCGGCCTTGCTGCATTGGCAATCTCCGTGCGTGCCGCGCTGGCCCTCGGCCGCGGCTTTGGCTGGGCGATGGCGCTCGCCACTTTGCCGGTCTATTGGCTGATGATCTCCCTCGCCACCTGGATCGCGGTGCTGCAATTCTTCACCAAGAGCCGGCGCTGGTCCAAGACGGCGCATGGCGTGAGCCGCGTCAAGCCGCAGTCCGCTCAGGCGGGGAAGGCGGCGCCGTCGCCCTCGCCATCACCGCCGACGTCCAAGCCGGAAATGAAGCCGGCGGGCTAGCGCGGGATGCGATAGAGTGGGCACCGGTTCTTCGCGCAAAATCCGCGCTAACATATAAGAATCGATCACGTTAATGAGTTTGGATTGACTTAATCCAAGCTCATCGTGATCTGGGCGATTACGTCGCCGACCGGATGCGGGAGCGGCGTTTATGTCGGCCCTGCGGAGGGCCTCTCCGAGGTTGGTCGCGCCGGCCTTTCGTTCTAAAGTCATTATGTTGCACTGCAAATTGGAACTTCGCCGGCGAACCTGACGCGGAGGGAGCGATCTTGCGTGGCGCCCTTTGACTTAGGTCAAGGTCGAGGACCGGCGAAACCGATAGTTGTAAAATACGGTCAACGGAACTCACGGAGCGAAACATGGACAAGCGCATATTGGTGGCGACGGATGGTACGGAGCACTCGAGGATCGCCGTCGCCTATGCCGTTCACTTGGCCGGCCGGACCGGCGCGGAACTGGTGATCGCCTTGGTGAATGTAGCGCTGGGAGGCGCCCGTGGTCCGCTGCTCTATATGTTCGAAGATGAGGAGGCGGGAAAGATCGTGCGTCAGGCGGCCGAGGAGGCGCGCCGCGACGGAGTAAAGGCAGTCTCGGAGGTGGTCATCGCCAGCCGTGAGGCCGATATTGGAATTATCCAATATGCGGATGAGAAGAAGATCGATCATATTGTCGTTGGTACCGGCGAGAAGCGAGGAGTCTCGCGCCTTGTACTTGGTTCCGTTGCGGCCGACATTGCGCGCCGGGCGCGCTGCACCGTCACCGTGGCGCGCTGAGCTTCCGATGAAACGCACAAGATCCATGAACATTGCCGGTGCCGCCTTGGCACTTTCGTCGGCTTTCGTCCTGGCCGGTTCGGCACGGAGCGCAGAGGCGTCCCTGCAACAGGGGCGCGCCATCGCCGAGGCCAATTGCGCGCGATGCCACAATTTAGAGAAGAGTGGTGACAGTCCGTTCCCACCGGCTCCTCCCTTTCGGGTGATAGCGAAAATGTATGCGGCGTCCGATCTCGAGGAAGCCCTTGTAGAAGGCATCGTGGTGGGGCATCCGGCGATGCCCGAATTCACGATGTCGGGCGAAGAAGCCGCGGCGCTTTCGATGTTCATCGACAGCCTCGGCCGCTAGCATCGGACCGTTTGAGCGCCGGACCGATTCTACGAGAATGTCCGGCGCTCTAATGCGAGAAGAGCACCGGGCAGCTCATGCCGGCGAGCACCGTTCGCGTCGCCCCACCCAGGATCATTTCGCTGATGCGCGAATGCCCATAGGCGCCCATCACGAGCAATTCGGCGCCGCTATCTGAGACCACGTCCAGCAGAACCTCACCCGCCTCCCGGCCTCCCGTGGAGATCGGGTCGAAAACCGCATTGACGCCGTGCCGGGCGAGCGTGGTGGCGAGCTCGGTATCGGGTACGCCGCGCGTATAGGAGTGCGTCTTCTCAGGATCCACCGCGAACAGCTGAACTTTCCTGGCCCGTTTCAAGAGCGGCAGGCTGTCGAAGGTGGCCCGTGCGGCCTCGCGTGTCCCGCTCCAGCCGACGACGATGAAGTCCGCGCTAAGGCTCGTCCTTTTGCCTGTTCTCGGCACCACGATCGTCGGCCGGCCGGAGGAAAGCATGACCCGCTCGACGAAACCGCGGTCGGTAACCGACAGTGCGCTTTCCTTCGCGGGCTGGCTGACGATGGTGATATCGCAATGGCGGGCGCGGTCGATCGCATGGTTGGTGATGTCGGGACCGCTCGCCTCGACGGCGTCGAATGTGCCGCGAATACCGTTTTCCTCGAGAACGGCTTCGAAGCTGGTGCGGACGGATCTCTCTGCGTTTCTGAACAGATCGCGTTTCTCTTCGAGAACAACCGGCTCGAAGCCGATCCCCGCAAGGATTTCGACGGCGGGGACGACATAGAGACCTTGCAGATGGGCGTCGAGATCGTGGGCGAGCTTTGCCGCGCATTCCAGAAGGACAGAGTTGCGATCGAGGTCATTGAGGCTCAACAGGATCGTCCTGTAGGACATTGCGTTCTCCTTCGGAGTGACACGGGGTACCGGACGAATACGGGGCGGGACCAGGAAAGTCTTTGATCGAGGTCAAGCCGTCAGTCGGCAGATAGCGCGGGATACGAAAAAGTGGGCGCCGGTTTTTCGCGAGAATCCCGCGCTAACATATAAGAATCGATCACGTTTATGAGTTTGGATTGACTCAATCCAAACTCATCGTGATCTAGCCGGAGCGGCCGGGTCGCGATCCGAGACTCTGCAAGGCCAAGTCACGAAGCTCCGCCGTCACCTTGGCGGCATCCAGAAAGGTCCAACCGGGCGGGGTTTCCGTGACCGGCTGCCGGCGCGCTATTTCTGGCGTCGCGTCCGAAGCGTCATTGATGCGTGTGATAAGGCGGTCGATCAGCAGTCCGGTCGGCGCTTCGAGCCAGAAGCCGCGGAAATCCGCTCCCGCCTGTTTGGCGAGCTGCGTCACGGCGTTCCGCTCGAATCCGTTGAGGAAGGTCGCGTCGACAATGACGCTTTGTCCCGCCTGCAAGGCGGAGCAGGCCTGTTTGTCGAGGGCCTCATATATGCGATGCGAGACTTCCGGCTTGTAGGCGGAGGCGGGAAGCCGTTCGGTTTCGGGGACATGAAACTGGCGTTTGCGCTCGATGTCGCTTCTGAGATGTATGGCACCGGGCGCGCGGCCGACGCGCGGCGCAAGCGCCCGGGCGAGCGTGCTCTTGCCGGTGCCGGAACGCCCGCCGATGGCGATCAGGAATGGCCGCTCCGGCCTCAGGAACTCCTGTGCCGTCTCGAAGTAGAGGCGAGCTTCGTTTGCCGCCCCCGGCGCGGCCGGGGACTTGGCCGCGTTGAGCGCCGCAACCTTGGCCCTGATCGCCGCTCTGAGGCTCAGGAACAGAGGCAGTGCCGCGAGTCCGTTCAGTTCATCGATAAGATCCTTCGTGAGCCAGAGGTAGCGGTTGAGTACCTCGTTCGCCTCGCCGGTGAGGTGTTTGCCCCACAGATCCATAATAAGAAAGGCGAGGTCGTAAAGCGTGTCGGTCGTGGCAATCCTGTCGTCGAATTCGATCGCGTCGAAAAGCGTCGGTTTGCCGTCGAGCAGCACGATGTTGCGCAGATGCATGTCACCATGACAGTGCCGGACATGTCCCGTCGCCTCCCGGGTCATGAGGAGGCCTCGGATTTCATGGAATGACGCCCGCATCGCCCGGCTGAATTCTTCCACTTTCTCGCACGGGAAGAGTGGCGTGGCCTGGAGGAGCGCGTTCAGCGTCTCATCGATGACGCCAGCCAGCGCCTCGGTCGCCTGACCGTCGCGAACTGGTTTCGCCGCCGCATGCGCCGTGGCGATGACGGCGGCAAGGTCGCGGATGACCTGGGCGTCGAGTCCTCCCTGTTCGGCGACGCGGTCCAAGGTCCGGCTTTCGTCGAACCGACGCAGATGGACGGCCCATTCGACGACCTCGCCGGAGCCGCCGAGCTCAAAGCCCGCCGGCGTTCTGCTGATCGCGACGACGCCTTTGTATATGCCGGGTGCGAGCTTGCGGTTGATCGTGTATTCACGTTCGCAGAAATGCCGACGTTTCTCGAGAGAAGAGTAGTCGAGAAAGGCAAGCTTGATGGCGCGCTTGACCTTGTACACCTCGTCGCCGGCCAGGAAGACGACCGAGGCATGGGTATCGATCCGCGCCGGCGGTGACGTCAGATTATGCGTCTCGGCGCGGCCAAGAAAGTCGAGCACCTCTTCCTGAAGGGATACTCCCGGGCTTGTTTCAATGGACATTACAGGGTTTCGACGGTGACGACGCGATAGGTGTGCGTGCCGTCGTCCTCTATCAGTGAAACATACTCGCCGACCGTGAAGCGTTCGTCGGCGAAATGATATCCTGCGGCTTCCTCTTCGTCGCCCTGGATGTCATAGCGAAATTTCCATTGGCCGCCCGGCTGGCGAACCAGATGCCCGATGTCATGCTCTTCATCGGACCGGTAGTGAACCACGCGACAGAGATCGCGGTGTGACTTCCATTGCGCCGCGTCGATCCGGCCATTCCTATCGAGCGGCACGACGAGATCATAGCCATGCTGCTGGCTTCCCTGCGGGTAGTCGGGTTCGCGCGCCAGGCGCAGGCGGATTTTCGAGAAGCCGTCGGGAAATTTGTGGTTCGGACTCTTGTTTGTTTTCTCAGGCGACATGGGGGGCTCCAGGATTAGGTGTTCGGTTAGGCGCCAGGAATACCGGCAGATGCGAGTAGAGGTCGCTGTCGGGAACCTTGGTGAGGTTCTTGTTGATGCAGCTGGCCAACTTGTCGGTCAGCGCCGGTGTCAGGGCGTCGAGGAGGATATTCTGAAGCCTGGCCGGAGCGGCGAGGACAAGATTGTCGAAGTCGCCGATTCTCTTATGCGCCACCAAGTCCTCGGCGATCGAGCGGAGGAACGCCGTCGCGTTCGTTGCGCTCTCGCGGACACGCCCGGGCCTGCCGCGCGTTAGCTCCGGCGACGTGTCATGCCTATGTGCGCAAGCAAGATCCCGGAACGTACTGAACCGCCCCGGCCCG
This genomic stretch from Nordella sp. HKS 07 harbors:
- a CDS encoding alpha/beta hydrolase translates to MRKLVIAISLLTAAFLLYIVGSGWIIARSASDLLTVSQSSRPTHPVLNPYAVGFRGDPQTAFGYPFEEVMIATELGLAPAWLVPAPGATDLAAVYVHGIAGIRENGYRHLSVLHDAGVPVLLVSYRNDTGSPLSAERQYSFGLTEWKDLDAAVAFLRQRGAKRIILVGESMGGAIVGQFLMRSSQADTVTALILDSPALDSRAIIRNLISQLGFPLPAVIEPVVHSILALQLPVDLTEARSIDAIANFPGPLFIAHGTGDRLVPASISDEVVTTRYGATTYVRTRATHLQSWHENPARYRHELGAFVGQLLRM
- a CDS encoding YbaY family lipoprotein, with the protein product MSHRRCVNPISRRKLMGLAAMLALLPVSPALAATQSLRGSVSYRERIALPPHAILEVRLLDISLADAPAKTIAVTRVKTRHRMPIPYRLRYDQDRIRRNRSYALQARITVNGKLWFISTTRHSVFTGKPNVTDIQVERVASETSNPSGKWLAESIRRRGVIDSLQTVLDIAADGRVSGSGGCNRISGKADISGERITFSPLASTRMACAPAVMDQESKFLGALNDVRKWRVDNPRGKLFLLDAQGNEVLLLARM
- a CDS encoding lysine--tRNA ligase, which translates into the protein MTDQLLRAAALDSKAWPFEEARKLLERVKGKKQPVKEVLFETGYGPSGLPHIGTFGEVARTSMVRHAFETMSDIPTRLLCFSDDMDGLRKVPDNIPNKELVAQHLGRKLTTIPDPFGKYESFGHHNNAMLRRFLDAYGFDYEFASSTEYYTAGRFDKALLRALECYDEIMAIMLPSLREERSQTYSPFLPVHPDSGVVMQVPIESRDVKAGTIVWRDPASGKAYETPVTGGHCKLQWKPDWAMRWYALDVDYEMAGKDLIDSVKLASRICKVLGAPPPDGFNYELFLDEKGQKISKSKGNGLTIDEWLTYADPQSLQLFMYSKPREAKKLYFDVIPRAVDDYQAFLDAYPRQDLAQKLMNPVWHIHTGSPPQPEVLVSEQGGRTQAVSFALLLNLVAVANAESKDVLWAFLKRYAPSVSPETHPRLDALVGYAIRYFQDFVKPQKKYRQATAEERQALEELSSALERLPKEATPEAIQQTVYDVGRRDPYKTVQKDGSTGVSLAWFNTLYQVLLGEEKGPRFGSFAALYGLDNTRALIGKALKGELG
- a CDS encoding quinone-dependent dihydroorotate dehydrogenase, producing the protein MSLARNTFPFIRPLLHAFDAETAHRLTIAAMKLAPAFRPAAPAPELAMQLFGLSFAHPLGLAAGFDKNGEVPDAMLAEGMSFVEVGTVTPRPQQGNPRPRLFRLSEDEAVINRMGFNNEGHDALRRRLAARRAKGGIVGVNIGANKDTDDRIGDYVKGLEAFRDLASYVTVNISSPNTPGLRNLQSKAELEALLGRLNEVRARKPSPPLLVKIAPDLAEADLDDMAAVLLDQRVDGVIVSNTTISRPRLRSALASETGGLSGRPLFDLSTRMLALMYLRLDGRIPLVGAGGIDSAEAAFAKIEAGASLLQIYSALVFKGPSLIAEIIAGLAVKSRSSGLASIAAAVGRQARAYQKRPGM
- a CDS encoding DUF952 domain-containing protein, giving the protein MTTIYKVLGRDEWEKALARGVFEGSEVDRRDGFIHFSAAQQLRETVRRHFTARPDLILAAVDSSVLGPDLKWEESRGGDLFPHLYSVLSLDKITQAAPLPWLGETHDFPVDIPA
- a CDS encoding transporter substrate-binding domain-containing protein, which produces MFRDPRQQKAALILALLAMSLAGSPSAWAQDQNTTASIGTAAEEAPALPRFRHIDLGGKPAAFTRESIIVRVDDDFAPFSYTGPAGEAKGIAVETAEAVCAELRTKCNIVLLPWEKLAGGPDNTDGVVAGLRLDEKTLARFQATRPIYRAIGRFAARKESEMKAVTPEEVDGKRIGVVAGSGYETWLKRNFADAEIVPYPTLSDAQDALRTSKVELLFGDGLQMVYWLRGDASQGCCKYVEGAYYDDALFSRPYAFLVSRGDEELKQAFDYALDQLQESGAYAKIFGRYIPGRFW